One genomic segment of Nicotiana tabacum mitochondrion, complete genome includes these proteins:
- the orf171a gene encoding hypothetical protein: MCFYYICLKLDKIELFETKCYRVGGSLGRHTFTSFLMKGFPGSLTLSFLLIVGAVMSAETDFGKMMMAPSGASSSEDPNWTEALRSSKGQGETSERESTGTSSSINLQKERARPAPAPNEVASPAPVVPFPYQEDEIIGGDSVESIQQRPLSLRRKTPPSAEVIHHTTGPN, from the coding sequence ATGTGCTTTTATTATATTTGCCTGAAACTCGATAAAATAGAGTTGTTTGAGACCAAATGTTATAGAGTTGGGGGCTCTCTGGGGAGGCACACCTTCACTTCCTTCTTAATGAAGGGGTTCCCCGGGAGTCTGACCTTGTCCTTTCTTTTAATTGTCGGGGCCGTCATGAGTGCCGAAACCGATTTCGGTAAGATGATGATGGCTCCTTCGGGCGCATCAAGCTCTGAAGATCCAAACTGGACGGAAGCCCTGAGATCTTCTAAAGGGCAGGGAGAGACTTCAGAAAGGGAAAGCACAGGCACATCGTCGTCCATCAACCTACAAAAAGAAAGAGCACGTCCGGCGCCTGCCCCAAATGAAGTAGCTTCCCCTGCCCCTGTCGTCCCCTTTCCATATCAAGAAGATGAGATCATAGGGGGCGACAGTGTAGAAAGCATCCAACAGCGGCCTTTGAGTTTGAGGAGAAAAACCCCTCCTTCTGCCGAGGTCATACATCATACAACAGGCCCGAATTGA
- the orf129a gene encoding hypothetical protein has protein sequence MSRSGCRHHTYSMCAVSERVVVDQPSALLSKLSNMMTYRLEASFLFKLSRNFIREEKFTEGSSIVCPVHEVLPLQGPVAILPLLKSSKGQDPRTVKSFLFIQLMISFFCAYLGFNNFWVYTKSTVERVH, from the coding sequence ATGTCTAGATCAGGGTGTCGGCATCACACATATAGCATGTGTGCCGTGAGTGAGAGGGTGGTCGTAGATCAGCCCTCAGCTCTTCTTTCGAAATTATCGAACATGATGACTTATCGGCTTGAGGCTTCTTTTCTTTTCAAGCTGAGTAGAAATTTCATAAGAGAAGAAAAGTTCACAGAAGGTTCTTCAATAGTATGCCCGGTTCACGAGGTTCTACCACTGCAGGGCCCAGTTGCCATTCTCCCATTACTCAAGTCGTCCAAGGGACAGGACCCCCGCACTGTAAAAAGTTTCCTTTTTATACAACTCATGATATCTTTCTTCTGTGCATATCTCGGTTTTAATAACTTCTGGGTTTATACCAAATCGACCGTAGAGAGAGTTCATTAG
- the orf133 gene encoding hypothetical protein (similar to exon1 of chloroplast rpl2), producing the protein MAIHLYKTSTPSTRNGTVDSQVKSNPRNNLIYGQHHCGKGRNARGIITARHRGGGHKRLYRKIDFRRNEKDIYGRIVTIEYDPNRNAYICLIHYGDGEKRYILHPRGAIIGDTIVSGTEVPIKMGNALPLSAV; encoded by the coding sequence ATGGCGATACATTTATACAAAACTTCTACCCCGAGCACACGCAATGGAACCGTAGACAGTCAAGTGAAATCCAATCCACGAAATAATTTGATCTATGGACAGCATCATTGTGGTAAAGGTCGTAATGCCAGAGGAATCATTACCGCAAGGCATAGAGGGGGAGGTCATAAGCGTCTATACCGTAAAATCGATTTTCGACGGAATGAAAAAGACATATATGGTAGAATCGTAACCATAGAATACGACCCTAATCGAAATGCATACATTTGTCTCATACACTATGGGGATGGTGAGAAGAGATATATTTTACATCCCAGAGGGGCTATAATTGGAGATACCATTGTTTCTGGTACAGAAGTTCCTATAAAAATGGGAAATGCCCTACCTTTGAGTGCGGTTTGA
- the orf110a gene encoding hypothetical protein, with product MKWMVRGRPPQDFPPKEPSSFDLFSDANLSLVTELEANRSMLQPINVVFSDINASISCLVICTEVFARSYAQGGGCRERGSICLFSNGLVTRSCSSCSYVMKLGFLLFFS from the coding sequence ATGAAGTGGATGGTTCGGGGGCGGCCTCCCCAGGATTTTCCCCCGAAGGAACCATCATCATTTGATTTGTTCTCCGATGCCAATCTCTCTCTTGTTACCGAGCTAGAAGCTAATCGAAGCATGCTTCAACCAATCAATGTTGTTTTTTCTGATATCAATGCTAGCATCTCTTGTTTGGTGATCTGTACTGAGGTGTTCGCAAGGAGCTATGCCCAAGGGGGAGGGTGTCGAGAGCGAGGATCCATTTGCTTATTCTCGAATGGTTTAGTAACCCGCTCTTGTAGCTCTTGTTCCTATGTTATGAAGCTAGGATTCCTCTTGTTCTTCTCTTGA
- the atp6 gene encoding ATP synthase F0 subunit 6 (CDS is reported in Acc# X06595): MFRRIFLFDEDSLNSSVTSYTNASQSTTTIMDYSLKSSDTQGSSSGIFTDHPGLNPCSERIVELQYDIRLKLGALMPKESAQKVLEASEALHGESNNIAFLEYLLEDLQQNGVGGEAYKDAVDLSKDLVSSPLEQFEIISLIPMKIGNLYFSFTNPSLFMLLTLSLVLLLVYFVTKKGGGNSVPNAWQSLVELIYDFVLNPVNEQIGGLSGNVKQKFSPRISVTFTFSLFCNPQGMIPYSFTVTSHFLITLGLSFSIFIGITIVGFQKNGLHFLSFLLPAGVPLPLAPFLVLLELIPYCFRALSSGIRLFANMMAGHSSVKILSGFAWTMLCMNDLLYFIGDLGPLFIVLALTGLELGVAISQAHVSTILICIYLNDAINLHQSASFFIIEQKRV, from the coding sequence ATGTTTCGACGTATATTTTTATTTGATGAGGATAGTTTAAATTCCAGTGTTACATCGTATACAAATGCGAGTCAATCCACGACAACAATTATGGATTATAGCCTTAAATCGTCCGATACTCAGGGTTCTTCTAGTGGTATTTTTACGGATCATCCGGGCCTTAATCCTTGCAGTGAACGTATAGTGGAGCTTCAATATGATATACGACTGAAATTAGGAGCCTTGATGCCTAAGGAGAGTGCCCAAAAAGTTTTGGAAGCTTCCGAAGCTTTACATGGGGAAAGCAACAATATCGCCTTTCTTGAATACCTTTTGGAAGATTTGCAGCAAAACGGAGTAGGGGGAGAAGCCTATAAAGATGCGGTGGATCTATCGAAAGATCTCGTCTCCAGCCCACTTGAACAATTTGAAATAATCTCATTGATTCCTATGAAAATAGGAAACTTATATTTCTCATTCACAAATCCATCTTTGTTTATGCTACTAACTCTCAGTTTGGTCCTACTTTTGGTTTATTTTGTTACTAAAAAGGGAGGAGGAAACTCAGTACCAAATGCTTGGCAATCCTTGGTAGAGCTTATTTATGATTTCGTGCTGAACCCGGTAAACGAACAAATAGGTGGTCTTTCCGGAAATGTTAAACAAAAGTTTTCCCCTCGCATCTCGGTCACTTTTACTTTTTCGTTATTTTGTAATCCCCAGGGTATGATACCTTATAGCTTCACAGTTACAAGTCATTTTCTCATTACTTTGGGTCTCTCATTTTCTATTTTTATTGGCATTACTATAGTGGGATTTCAAAAAAATGGGCTTCATTTTTTAAGCTTCTTATTACCTGCAGGAGTCCCACTGCCATTAGCACCTTTTTTAGTACTCCTTGAGCTAATCCCTTATTGTTTTCGAGCATTAAGCTCAGGAATACGTTTATTTGCTAATATGATGGCCGGTCATAGTTCAGTAAAGATTTTAAGTGGGTTCGCTTGGACTATGCTATGTATGAATGATCTTTTATATTTCATAGGGGATCTTGGTCCTTTATTTATAGTTCTTGCATTAACCGGTCTGGAATTAGGTGTAGCTATATCACAAGCTCATGTTTCTACGATCTTAATCTGTATTTACTTGAATGATGCTATAAATCTTCATCAAAGTGCTTCTTTTTTTATAATTGAACAAAAGCGAGTCTGA
- the orf112b gene encoding hypothetical protein, whose translation MVSTSPVGVLWRRETTNRIRSSSLATRFRGLKRRCGLPFLFSGDGDHWIDWLFYPRGFMASSSLAPRHWIWKCRRGGRIRLVVRDWARDRGIGGESVRASLFVSIGKKTWRH comes from the coding sequence ATGGTATCCACTTCACCAGTTGGTGTTCTTTGGCGAAGGGAAACTACGAATCGGATCAGAAGTAGCTCATTAGCTACTAGGTTCAGAGGGCTAAAGAGAAGGTGTGGATTGCCTTTTCTTTTTTCAGGGGATGGGGATCATTGGATTGATTGGCTCTTTTATCCCCGAGGTTTTATGGCAAGTTCGAGCCTAGCTCCCAGGCATTGGATATGGAAATGCAGGAGAGGTGGTCGAATTAGATTGGTGGTTCGTGATTGGGCCCGGGATCGGGGGATTGGGGGTGAGAGCGTTAGAGCCAGCCTCTTTGTTTCGATCGGAAAGAAGACTTGGAGACATTGA
- the ccmC gene encoding cytochrome c maturation protein CcmC (putative heme delivery) codes for MSLSLLQPSFLMSKTRSYAQILIGSRLFLTAMAIHLSLRVAPLDLQQGGNSRIPYVHVPAARMSILVYIVTAINTFLFLLTKHPLFLRSSGTGTEIGAFSTLFTLVTGGFRGKPMWGTFWVWDARLTSVFILFLIYLGALRFQKLSVEPAPISIRAGPIDIPIIKSSVNWWNTLHQPGSISRSGTSIHVPMPIPILSNFANSPFSTRILFVLETRLPIPSFLESPLTEEIEAREGIPKPISLAESFCIHG; via the coding sequence ATGTCCCTTTCGTTATTACAACCTTCTTTTTTGATGTCAAAGACCAGAAGCTACGCGCAAATTCTCATTGGATCTCGGTTGTTCTTAACAGCGATGGCTATTCATTTAAGTCTTCGGGTAGCACCACTAGATCTTCAACAAGGTGGAAATTCTCGTATTCCGTATGTACATGTTCCTGCGGCTCGGATGAGTATTCTTGTTTATATCGTTACGGCTATAAACACTTTTTTGTTCCTATTAACAAAACATCCCCTTTTTCTTCGCTCTTCCGGAACCGGTACAGAAATAGGTGCTTTTTCTACGTTGTTTACCTTAGTTACTGGGGGGTTTCGGGGAAAACCTATGTGGGGCACCTTTTGGGTGTGGGATGCTCGTTTAACCTCTGTATTCATCTTGTTCCTTATTTACCTGGGTGCACTGCGTTTTCAAAAGCTTTCTGTCGAACCGGCTCCTATTTCAATCCGTGCTGGACCGATCGATATACCAATAATCAAGTCTTCAGTCAACTGGTGGAATACATTGCATCAACCTGGGAGCATTAGCCGATCTGGTACATCAATACATGTTCCTATGCCCATTCCAATCTTGTCTAACTTTGCTAACTCCCCCTTCTCAACCCGTATCTTGTTCGTTCTGGAAACACGTCTTCCTATTCCATCTTTTCTCGAATCTCCTTTAACGGAAGAAATAGAAGCTCGAGAAGGAATACCAAAACCTATTTCACTCGCTGAGTCTTTTTGCATCCATGGCTGA
- the orf177 gene encoding hypothetical protein, with product MMMVPSGENPGEAAPEPSTSSTWSGSWIERWLNGEGTSSARNEGGHEATSQQPVEPAPVPAHVPAHVPAPIQPVDDTGEPYNQQNSYWYTRRIIEDYLKADMDTNFPRKPSDSKYRRVFELVVGPNYKSKTKLVEVLADIANNPQNNGTIERARKIMDSIYQQRIKDRDLDDYQFEE from the coding sequence ATGATGATGGTTCCTTCGGGGGAAAATCCTGGGGAGGCCGCCCCCGAACCATCCACTTCATCCACGTGGAGTGGGTCGTGGATTGAAAGGTGGCTTAATGGAGAAGGTACTTCATCGGCCCGAAACGAGGGGGGACACGAGGCCACAAGTCAACAACCGGTGGAGCCTGCCCCCGTACCTGCCCACGTACCTGCCCACGTACCGGCTCCCATACAACCAGTTGATGACACAGGGGAACCTTACAATCAACAAAATTCTTATTGGTACACTCGTAGAATAATCGAGGATTACTTAAAAGCCGATATGGATACAAACTTCCCCAGAAAACCTTCTGACAGTAAGTATCGGCGAGTCTTCGAGCTGGTTGTTGGGCCTAATTATAAAAGTAAAACAAAACTCGTTGAAGTATTGGCGGATATAGCCAACAACCCACAAAATAATGGTACAATAGAAAGAGCGCGAAAGATCATGGATTCAATTTATCAGCAGCGGATTAAAGACCGTGACCTTGACGACTATCAGTTTGAAGAATAA
- the orf138a gene encoding hypothetical protein, with the protein MLKSNHRQDVYQRDFIMGYNRRAHKMKNLRSKGISMAFVEQRANGRQVTLISCWPLLRLLIRGLGFDKSRLGLRLAAYVVRKTLSLTLNSHSEFITSGISKGGICGGEKGNLPHFLQFQLNPQQSQRCFRGINCSFSI; encoded by the coding sequence ATGTTAAAATCGAATCATCGACAAGATGTTTATCAGAGAGATTTTATTATGGGATACAATCGAAGGGCTCATAAAATGAAAAACTTGAGAAGTAAGGGAATATCGATGGCCTTTGTTGAACAGAGAGCGAACGGACGGCAAGTGACTTTGATCTCATGCTGGCCTTTACTTCGGCTACTAATAAGGGGGTTGGGGTTTGACAAATCAAGACTGGGGCTTCGTTTAGCCGCCTATGTAGTAAGAAAAACTCTGAGTTTGACGTTGAATAGCCATAGTGAGTTCATCACCAGTGGCATAAGCAAAGGAGGCATATGCGGTGGGGAGAAAGGCAATTTACCTCACTTCTTACAATTCCAGTTGAACCCGCAACAAAGCCAGCGTTGCTTTCGTGGGATCAACTGCTCGTTTTCGATATAG
- the mat-R gene encoding maturase-related protein has product MKEAIRMVLESIYDLEFPDTSHFRSGRGFHSVLRRIKEEWGTSRWFLEFDIRKCFHTIDRHRLIPIFKEEIDDPKFFYPIQKVFSAGRLVGGEKGPYSVPHSVLLSALPGNIYLHKLDQEIGRIRQKYEIPIVQRIRSVLLRTGRIDDQEKSSEEASFNAPQDNRAIIVGRLKSIQRKAAFHSLVSSWHTPPTSTPRLRGDQKTPFVFHPSSALAAFLNKPSSLLCAAFFIEAAGFTRKSEFYGRERCNNNWAMRDSFKYCKRKGPLIELGGEAILVIRSERGLARKLAPLKTYYLIRICYARYADDLLLGIVGSVELLIEIQKRIAHFLQSGLNLWVDSAGSTTIAARSTVEFLGTVIREVPPRATPIQFLRELEKRLRVKHRIHITACHLRSAIHSKFRNLGNSIPIKELTKGMSGTGSLLDAVQLAETLGTAGVRSPQVSVLWGAVKHIRQGSREISLLHSSGRSKVPSDVQQVVSRSGTHAPTLSLYTPAGRKAAGEGGGHWARSISSEFPIQIEAPIKKILRRLRDRGLISRRRPWPIHVACLTNVSDGDIVNWSAGIAISPLSYYRCCDNLYQVRTIVDHQIRWSAIFTPAHKHKSSARNIILKYSKDSNIVNQEGGKTLAEFPNSIELGKLGSGQDPNNNEHSTTSKKGES; this is encoded by the coding sequence ATGAAAGAGGCGATCAGAATGGTACTCGAATCCATTTACGATCTCGAGTTTCCAGACACATCGCACTTCCGCTCGGGTCGAGGCTTCCACTCCGTCCTAAGACGGATCAAAGAAGAGTGGGGAACCTCTCGCTGGTTTTTGGAATTCGACATCAGGAAGTGTTTTCACACCATCGACCGACATCGACTCATCCCAATCTTTAAGGAAGAGATCGACGATCCCAAGTTCTTTTACCCCATTCAGAAAGTCTTTTCCGCCGGACGACTCGTAGGAGGTGAGAAGGGCCCTTACTCCGTCCCACACAGTGTATTACTATCGGCCCTACCAGGCAACATCTACCTACACAAGCTCGATCAGGAGATAGGGAGGATCCGACAGAAGTACGAAATTCCGATTGTTCAGAGAATAAGATCGGTTCTATTAAGAACAGGTCGTATTGATGACCAAGAAAAGTCTTCCGAAGAAGCAAGCTTCAACGCTCCCCAAGACAACAGAGCCATCATTGTGGGGAGGTTAAAGAGCATCCAACGCAAAGCGGCCTTTCATTCCCTTGTTTCGTCGTGGCACACCCCCCCCACAAGCACCCCCCGGCTCAGGGGGGACCAGAAAACGCCTTTCGTTTTCCACCCTTCGTCGGCCCTTGCCGCCTTCCTTAACAAGCCCTCGAGCCTCCTTTGCGCCGCCTTCTTCATAGAAGCCGCCGGGTTTACCCGGAAGTCCGAATTCTATGGTAGAGAACGCTGTAATAATAATTGGGCCATGAGAGACTCTTTTAAGTATTGCAAAAGAAAGGGCCCGCTGATAGAGCTGGGCGGGGAGGCGATACTTGTTATCAGGTCAGAGAGAGGCCTGGCCCGTAAGCTGGCCCCCTTAAAAACCTATTACTTAATAAGGATTTGTTACGCGCGATATGCCGACGACTTACTACTGGGAATCGTGGGTTCCGTCGAGCTTCTCATAGAAATACAAAAACGTATCGCCCACTTCCTACAATCTGGCTTGAACCTTTGGGTAGACTCTGCAGGATCAACAACCATAGCTGCACGGAGTACGGTAGAATTCCTCGGTACGGTCATTCGGGAAGTCCCTCCGAGGGCGACTCCCATACAATTCTTGCGAGAGCTGGAGAAGCGTCTACGGGTAAAGCACCGTATCCATATAACTGCTTGCCACCTACGCTCCGCCATCCATTCAAAGTTTAGGAACCTAGGTAATAGTATCCCGATCAAAGAGCTGACGAAGGGGATGAGCGGAACAGGGAGTCTACTGGACGCGGTTCAACTAGCGGAGACTCTTGGAACAGCTGGAGTAAGAAGTCCCCAAGTGAGCGTCTTATGGGGGGCCGTCAAGCACATACGGCAAGGATCAAGGGAGATCTCGTTGTTGCATAGCTCAGGTCGGAGCAAGGTGCCATCGGACGTTCAACAGGTAGTCTCACGATCGGGCACTCATGCCCCGACATTGTCATTGTATACTCCCGCGGGTCGGAAGGCGGCGGGGGAAGGAGGGGGACACTGGGCGAGATCTATCAGCAGCGAATTCCCCATACAAATAGAGGCACCTATCAAAAAGATACTTCGAAGGCTTCGGGATCGAGGTCTCATTAGCCGAAGAAGACCCTGGCCAATCCACGTGGCCTGCTTGACGAACGTCAGCGACGGAGACATCGTAAATTGGTCCGCGGGCATCGCGATAAGTCCTCTGTCCTACTACAGGTGCTGCGACAACCTTTACCAAGTCCGAACGATTGTCGACCACCAGATCCGCTGGTCTGCAATATTCACCCCGGCCCACAAGCACAAATCCTCGGCGCGGAATATAATCCTAAAGTACTCCAAAGACTCAAATATAGTCAATCAAGAAGGTGGTAAGACCCTTGCAGAGTTCCCCAACAGCATAGAGCTTGGGAAGCTCGGATCCGGTCAAGATCCGAACAACAATGAGCACTCAACTACTAGTAAAAAGGGAGAAAGTTGA
- the orf112a gene encoding hypothetical protein translates to MDLYSIRNQRISPQKREEFPLLSFCSARAWHSLLAERHTEKKKRLPYLSNSSYSYSFLVVVPILVFFFLAFLGPSVFRTVRLATMNEYYVNRVSCSLSCALNTKLGQRCEGL, encoded by the coding sequence ATGGATCTATATTCAATACGCAATCAAAGGATTTCTCCCCAAAAAAGAGAAGAATTCCCCTTGCTTTCTTTTTGCTCCGCTCGTGCGTGGCACTCCTTGCTCGCGGAGCGGCATACCGAAAAAAAGAAGCGACTACCTTACTTAAGCAATTCTTCTTATTCTTATTCTTTCTTAGTTGTAGTTCCTATATTGGTTTTTTTCTTTCTGGCTTTCTTAGGGCCCTCCGTCTTCAGAACGGTCCGCCTGGCCACTATGAATGAATATTACGTCAATAGAGTAAGTTGTTCTTTAAGTTGTGCCCTTAACACGAAGCTAGGGCAGCGATGCGAAGGCTTGTGA
- the orf297a gene encoding orf297a (similar to DNA polymerase homolog), which yields MSDEPVEVVAMGKKSRRPDHIPALKAIKKIKRSPFIVADIEAALHDDVHVPCAVGFLVVKPGEDLASKSEYYIETYFSEDNDFSISDFKKRSERMMLDFIERLAAVVSDEKEIRTVYFHNFSRYDGIIVTRAFTSQIGKYSFQTVMRKHKMYELKVYRGNEKKKLLFRIRDSYLLLPAALNNLAQDLCPKLGSKGTIPYEKLRLEYLPEIGQQLLAYLKQDIRLLGGVMLKAQEIYWNLYKIDIVDTITLSSLALSIFRMHYYDPKSWPIHIPTRNQERFIRRGYYGGHADVYKPYG from the coding sequence ATGAGTGATGAACCTGTAGAAGTGGTAGCTATGGGTAAGAAGAGTCGTCGTCCCGATCATATACCCGCACTGAAAGCAATTAAGAAAATAAAAAGGAGCCCATTCATTGTTGCCGATATAGAGGCTGCTCTCCACGACGATGTTCATGTTCCTTGCGCAGTGGGGTTCTTAGTGGTTAAGCCGGGTGAAGATCTTGCTTCCAAGTCTGAATATTATATTGAAACATATTTCAGTGAAGATAACGATTTCTCAATATCAGATTTCAAAAAACGAAGTGAACGTATGATGCTCGACTTTATAGAGCGTTTAGCGGCTGTGGTATCAGATGAAAAAGAAATTCGAACGGTCTATTTCCATAACTTTTCACGATACGATGGCATTATAGTAACGAGAGCTTTTACTTCTCAGATCGGCAAGTACTCCTTCCAAACGGTGATGAGGAAGCATAAAATGTACGAGTTAAAAGTCTATCGTGGAAATGAAAAAAAGAAATTATTGTTCCGTATAAGGGATTCCTACCTTCTCCTTCCCGCTGCGCTAAATAACTTGGCCCAGGATTTATGCCCGAAATTAGGTTCTAAAGGCACCATTCCCTATGAGAAATTACGACTTGAGTATCTTCCGGAGATAGGTCAACAATTGTTGGCTTATCTGAAACAAGATATTCGTCTCTTAGGTGGCGTTATGCTGAAGGCACAAGAGATTTATTGGAATCTGTACAAAATAGACATCGTTGATACAATAACGTTGTCATCGCTAGCTCTATCAATCTTTCGTATGCACTATTACGACCCAAAGAGTTGGCCCATCCATATACCAACTCGAAACCAAGAACGCTTCATTCGGCGTGGTTATTATGGAGGACATGCCGATGTCTATAAGCCCTATGGTTAA
- the orf215 gene encoding hypothetical protein (similar to retroelement polyprotein), whose amino-acid sequence MTQKELNLRQDGTLLFRGRVCVPQDSDLCHDILEEAHSSPFFLHPGSTKMYRTIRPHYWWKGMKRDVAEYVAKCLVCQLVKAEHQRPAGPLQPVQIPQWKWDEIAMDFVSGLPKTARQHDAIWVIIDRLTKSAHFLPISMTYSTGKLAQIYIDEIVRLHGIPSSIVSDRDPRFTSALWQSLQKALGSRVSLSTAFHPQTDGQSKRTIQTLEAMRR is encoded by the coding sequence ATGACACAGAAGGAGTTGAACCTTCGCCAGGATGGCACACTTCTATTCCGGGGACGAGTATGTGTTCCTCAGGACAGTGACCTGTGCCATGATATCTTGGAGGAGGCGCATAGCTCACCTTTTTTCCTGCACCCAGGGAGCACGAAGATGTACAGGACGATCCGCCCACACTATTGGTGGAAAGGTATGAAGAGGGATGTCGCTGAGTATGTGGCTAAATGCTTAGTGTGCCAGCTGGTTAAGGCTGAGCACCAGAGACCAGCAGGACCCTTACAGCCAGTTCAGATACCACAGTGGAAGTGGGACGAGATAGCCATGGACTTTGTCTCTGGATTGCCGAAGACTGCGAGGCAACATGACGCCATTTGGGTGATTATTGATCGGCTGACCAAGTCAGCTCACTTCCTGCCGATCAGTATGACTTACTCTACGGGCAAGCTAGCCCAGATATATATTGATGAGATAGTGCGCCTACACGGGATACCATCATCCATAGTATCAGACAGAGATCCACGGTTCACTTCAGCCTTGTGGCAGAGCCTACAGAAGGCTTTGGGTAGCAGAGTGAGTCTTAGCACAGCCTTCCATCCTCAGACCGATGGCCAGTCTAAGAGGACCATCCAGACATTGGAGGCTATGCGGAGGTAA